The sequence ACGATGgaagcgtttttttttatttttaaaggagaagacattttagaacaagatgtcataatttaaaactagaggatcagaggtttGGATGTaatttaagaaagttttactttctCGTGAGCATGAAAATGTAGCTTGTAGCTGTGAATATCCAGACGTCATCAGACGGCTGACCTAAAATGACATGTGTTCTTTTAATTCATAAACAAAATGAATCAAGATCATAAAATTACGACATGCCAAAGAAGTACACCAATGAGAATGCAGGTTAATTTTTAACCTAGATTGTTATTACAACATAATATAATTCGCTATAGACCCTAAGTTTGTATAGAGCATGCCGGAACTTCACAATGTATTTAACTTGTTATAGCCAATGAAGAAAGTAATAAAGATACAACAAATATAAGAGCTTCTATTATCAAAGTCACATTTTGTTCATATGATATGATGTTTAGATCTAATCTGACTCCTCTCCCTTTCTTTTGTCAACCCCACAGCGTGCAGTACCCAAAGCTGATTTACGAAACCTTTTCTTTGAAACATGAGCAACACCCTGAAATAATTTCGACACATGAATTAATTGAGAAAACTATTGAGCTGAATTATTGTCAGAGGCAACTGGGAATAAAGAGAAGCAATGTTGGGTATGTGTTTTCTGCAAATGATCATGGGGGGGGCAAATGCCATCCTTGCCAGTCACACACTATTATTTCATAAGCATTAAATCAAAACTTATATTGAAGTCCTTGGAGACTATTTTAATCTTAAACTCAAGGGTAATAGGAAACCCAAAGGACATTTGACAGACATTTGGCAACTGCTGAATATGAAGTGTCCTGTCCCAAACACACTTACAGAATGCATGGAAAATCCATGAAGTCATCATATAAATGATCTAGTCATGATATAAATGCTTTGAGTAACTTTGAGTAAGTAGCTGcaaagttaatttaaaaatgtaggtATGCCCCCTGAGAACATTTGATGAATGTGAGTCTTTTTAGTCATCCATTGCTTACATTAAAAGTCAAGCCCATTGTTTTATGGGTCATTGTCTTTGTCCGTGACAAATAAGTATTGTTTCCATGGGGTGTTGTTCCCCAACTTCTGATATTAAAGAGGATGtgagatacacacacatgtacatggaCAAGAGCCAAGCAGAGGCCTTTATGGTGATAGTTCAAGGAAACAATATAGCACAGAAGTATAGGAAAGTTACCtttaatattcaataaaaacagCACCAAGATTTCCGTTTGTTTATTTGAATTAATGGTAAATTAGCTTACCACTGCATCCTTGCATTTTGCTTATGACAGTCCTCCAGATCTAGTTGTCTCTTGACTATAACTCAAAGCCAGATGGTGGATGAGTGTGTTGAGAGTTGTAGTAGCATTACTTTAAATGTACTTTTCAAAGAGCAAAGGCAAGATAGGGTAAGCGTGATGGGAGCGGGAGAATGAGGAAAAAGCTTCCTGGGATTGACATCAGGAGGAAGCAGGTTAAGCTGGGCTGCCTTTGCAAATCCCAGGACATTTGGGCAAGTGCGAGGCTTCAGCGGCCGCCCTACATTGTCTGTGGGCTTGCCCTGTAACTAAGACTTTCTGGACCCATGTTCATACCTCACACTGCTTTGGGCCTTGTTTGGCTTTTCCCTACAAGAGAAGGTCTGCAATGTCACAGCCAGGGAGACAGCCTCGTGGCTCCTTCTCTCCGCTGCTGCAAAAAAGCTATCCTCTCCCAATGGATCCACGCTACCCttcaaccagggccggccctataatggggcagactggggcaattgccccaggcggcactttagaaggggcggcactttgccgccccaagcgcttttttttggttttttttttgaagcggaggagagagagaggggcaccgagtggttttcgcttacccgctcggcgcccctctctctctctcctctgcggcgagtctccctgttcggtcccggtgccggcttgtaatgcagagcgccggaggtgacgtcaatttccggcgctcagcattacaagccggcaccgtggcagagcagggagactcgccgcaggactgtttaaaggtaagtaccgggggggggatcgtagattatggcgtcggcgaagtttaaaatgccgcccccccccccccggcgtcggcggggggcggcgttttaaacttcgccccaggcggcgttaagtcttcggccggccctgcctccaaCGTTGGCCATGGCTCTACAGAAAtgacacaatattttttaaatggaatgGATTGAACCCACAATCCACAGAGACACAAAACCCAAACACCTTTCTATATAACGGAAAcgtataaattataaaaaaaataaaatatgacaacTCATGTACTGGATGTACTGACTAAACCTTGGTGGATCATGTAAGGTAGACAATTCTACTCAATGTTACTTATCAACTAGTCCTAAACAAGGGAAAATGTAATTGCGGTAAATAAAATAGCtctacattacattaaaaattgAATGATGCCCTTTCATATTAAATTACCTTGAAGAAATTTAAAATAGTCCAAGAACAGGTCTTATAATGTTATTATCCTAACCTCAAagtttgaacaaaacagcatgATTCCTTTTGTTACTCTGCCAAATAAGCAATGTGGGAGGGTTGGGAAGGTTATTTTTACTACCTCAATGAAAGAGAGATTGGTTTTATTGTTTACCGTGTGACCCGTAAATGTGAACAAATTGTAAAGTTAGAAACACAAACGGACACATTGACGTGGAGTGATTTGGGTTCCGAAATAGATTTGCGAGgtatttctctcttttctaggagctctgaACATTATCTGGGTATGAGGATCATTATGTTCCTAGATTTGTCTCCattatgtgtatagaaacagtttctaaattaaataatgtaaataaaatgtttttcttctaaatgcctcaATAAAAGAAAGCTATAAATAAGTCAAGAAAATCACCCTTAGCTATGCCTCTAACCAAAAGAAATTGCGTTTCTGTCCGACTATCTATTCCTTTATGATAAAAAAGATGGCAGGTAGTTAGAGAAAACAGATCAGTTTCATGTTGAAACCACACCGTTTTTTGTCATGTGTTATTGCCTGATAAAACCCTTAGGAATCTACAGAACTACAGGTGTCTGGAATACAAATATGCTCACAACAACTACATCTTCCACACAATGCTTTGTTACATACAGCGGTGTATTCTAGCCTAGGGTGATAGGTCCAGTGGGTTGGCCGCTCCTCAGCCCCTCACTACAGGTCGACCACCCTATACGATGATTTGCCTCACTATGCACTACAGCTCTTtaaggccagttggggagatctttTGATCTCCATTGAAACCAGCCTATTGATACTGTGGAGGTATTTTCAGACGGCGGCTGGGGACACTTACCTAGGGCTGTGATCCTGATAATTACACCATGATTACATATATAAAACTCCTACACAGGGATGGCCCTTGGCAAACTATGTCTCTGCCCACCCTCATTTAGCGTGCACTTGCTTGCTGACATAGGACATCTGGTACAAGCTCAGTGCAGTCAGGTAGTCAGCTAGGTAaactgtatgttagtatattagTCATATTTGAGTTCAAAGTAAAACAATTCTTGATTTATATTTCTGACTACTATTGTCCCAccaggttttttaaaaaaatcttttttgtttttgttttcacgtTTTTCTTTTGTGATAGTTGTCCATTAGTAGACTATTTTCCATTCTCTTGTATTCTGCAGAAGGACAGCAGCACTACAAATACTAACCCCCTGGCTCGCTCCGATCATCTGGGATGGAACATACGATATTGATTTATTAAACACGCAGTACAAGGACAAAACCATTGGATTATTTGTGTTTGCAGTAAAAAAGTAAGTAATCATTGAGTGCAATCAGTACCCCCTGATGATATTCTAATTTTTTCAACTGGCTTTCCTCTAAGTTTATATTCCACGGTCCCAGCCCTCTATATTTAGTAGTTATAGAGAGGGTGACAAGATGACATCTTCAGATGCTCTAATGAGAAGTTTATTGTGCAAAGTAGATATGATTTTAATGCATCACAAAATCACTTTCTACAGATAGTGATCGAGGAAGCGTTTGTGGAGAAGTCTGTGCCAGTTGTGGAAGTATTATGCCTCTGGCTTCATTACATATAAAGACAGTATTGAAGATTACATTAACTTGGCCATCTGTTAGGAAAACATGGGTGTCATGGATTGCTGGTGGCCCTCACCATGCCGCATGAATTTAAAGGTCATGTTAGCTTGGATTGTTCTAGAGGTATCATGTTTGGCATATGTCCACATTTTCAATTTTCATAAATACAGTGAATTCCGAGTATTGGCGGTAATTGCCCTCAAGAGTGTTCAAATGTCAAagctttgcttttatttttctattattgtcTTCAAAGCTATTCAAACACATGAATTACAAGGTCATATTAGCTTGATTCAGGCTGGAGGCATTAATCATATTAGCATTTGGCCACAGTATTTCTCTTTTGATAAATCCTGTGAATACTGGGTATTGTCAACAATTGCTTTCAAAAGTGTTCAAATTTCAaagctttgtttttattgtaatgattttattttttttgctattttctatTTCCTGTATTTAGCTATTTGATATGACCTGATTTAAATCCTGAAAACATGTAATCAGTAAAGTTTAAAAAcatcttttttcttaaatggcACCTTATGTTGGCAATTCAGAACATTTACACCTCACACCAAAGAGTTACCACCAGAAAGCATAATGTAAGGAGATAGGGGGCAGTTTAAAAACCAACCCCCTCCCCACAAAATACATTCTAGGTGCCAACTGCTTCCATTTCTGTAGAGTTCTAATGGGGGATGTAAAGCTCTATTAGTCTGATGACAATGAGTGTTCTAACTTTGCATCTGATGCCAAGTACCAGTGGCCATCATTCACTTTCAGATTGAGCACATAAAGAAGAAAGTTCAGAATTGTATTATCTGTGCTCCCCTTACATTTTACTAAACTCACTTTCTCAGTACTAGACGGATCCCTTAGCAGTGGCTCATTTTCCTATTTATGCTCAACTTTTTGATCTCTTCCTATGGATCCCTTAACAGGCTCCTAGAAATGGAGTTTCTGGTTCCTAAATTTTacagtgatatttatttattcttcacAGTGCAATTAACATAGTTTAGAAAAAATGAAGAGTAGGCAGAATATACAATTTAGGAAATCAAGGAAGATAAGGTATTTATTGCATTTTGATCCTATACTtgtattagttgttttttctaAGCTCAGTAATTATGaattctttattcattttttgcagATATATTCGGTTCCTCGGGCCTTTCCTGAAATCTGCTGAACGTTACTTCATGGTTGGTCACAAAGTGAGGTATTACGTATTTACTGACAAGGTTGCAGAAGTCAAGTGGCCCAAAATGGCTGAAAATCGCATTTTGGTACTGCGGGAAGTTACTGCAGACCAACGCTGGCAGGATGTGTCCATGAGACGCATGCAAGTGCTCACCAACTTGACCCGTGGAGAGCTGCAAACTGACGTTGATTACTTGGTGTGTGCTGATGTCGATATGGTGTTTGCTGACCATGTTGGGGTCGAAATACTTGGTGAGCGAGTGGCAACAATACACCCGGGATACTTCCTTAAACAACCTCTATCATTTTCATATGAGCGCCGACCTATATCTAATGCCTACATACCATATGGGGACGGAGACTTCTATTACATGGCAGCTTTCTATGGTGGAACTGTTGATGAAATTTATAAGCTTAGCACAGCATGCCAAGAAGGCATAGTATCGGACAAGAAAAAGGATATTGAAGCTGTGTGGCAGGAAGAATCTCACCTTAATAAGTACTTGGTGTATAATAAACCCACTAAGGTACTTTCCccagaatatatttgggataccGACCTACCTAACGGGAACTTGGTACAGAAGAAGCGCTTTCTTGCAGTACATAAAAACCATGAAGAAGTACGGAATAGGAGAGATTTGACAGATATAAACTGAGCAAATGGTGCATTTTGACTCTAAATGATTCCCAAACTTTTAActgaaaaatatttctgaaaaatggaaattttagTTTGTAATCTTTACATTTTACCATAACTGCATTGCTGCATGACATACCGTTATTTCATGGATGCTTAACATGGAGTGGCACAGGGTGAGATTTTCACAGAATTAATTACTTTTAGCAAAATGTAGAAAAGTCTGAAATATTAAACTGGAATTATCCACTGTGCCAAGCAATTTTCGAATCGATGCCAGGAGCAGGTATTGCACGGACAATGAGTATGATATTTGATGGTTTTTTGATggtatggtgtttttttttttaatttgtttattttagcaCAATTGTGGCATATAAGAAAACAATGAACTGGTTTAAACTggcttttttataaatatgtaaataaataaaatcaatgatgTGAAAGGTTTAGTCTTTAATTTGACCATGATGCTGGTATTTCTTCCTCAACCACTTAAAATCATAAACTGCAAAACTAATCTAAGTCCTGTTTAAATAATTCATATGATAACCCATctgagaaaaataatattgttgaGGACTATCCTTGATACAGGCCCTGGTCAGTCTTCTGCTGGAGGGCGTTTTATTTGCTCTCTGTGGTATCTGACTCAGTTTGCAGGAGCCCTCTAATTCTTTAAATGTAGGGTAAGGAGATCAGTTGTTGCTTAGAACACAACAGTACCTCTCCCTGGGACAGCTACTCATTGTGAAGACATTAAACTGCATGCCCTCGAGTGTTTGTTTGCTTGAATGTTGTTTTGCATGGAGCTTAATTATACTTAAGGTGAATATATTCAGTAATACAGAGGGGCAGTATAAAGCTGATTTGGGGTGTGGGGCTTAAACACAGCTGCAAAAACACATGTGCTTCTCCTCAAACcattatataccctatatatacacaatattacATAAAATCATGGATCGCGGCCATGGAGGGGGCGGCTGGGGGGCGCTGTGCTGGGTGAATCCTAAGGCAGTGCCCAAGGTGCATACATCCCTGTATACCAACCGCTCACACCTTATACATCCTATAGTCAGCTGCT is a genomic window of Spea bombifrons isolate aSpeBom1 chromosome 6, aSpeBom1.2.pri, whole genome shotgun sequence containing:
- the LOC128500147 gene encoding histo-blood group ABO system transferase 2-like; its protein translation is MLPSRHLVIGTLIVLVVFIVGICVQYPKLIYETFSLKHEQHPEIISTHELIEKTIELNYCQRQLGIKRSNVGRTAALQILTPWLAPIIWDGTYDIDLLNTQYKDKTIGLFVFAVKKYIRFLGPFLKSAERYFMVGHKVRYYVFTDKVAEVKWPKMAENRILVLREVTADQRWQDVSMRRMQVLTNLTRGELQTDVDYLVCADVDMVFADHVGVEILGERVATIHPGYFLKQPLSFSYERRPISNAYIPYGDGDFYYMAAFYGGTVDEIYKLSTACQEGIVSDKKKDIEAVWQEESHLNKYLVYNKPTKVLSPEYIWDTDLPNGNLVQKKRFLAVHKNHEEVRNRRDLTDIN